A window from Intestinimonas massiliensis (ex Afouda et al. 2020) encodes these proteins:
- a CDS encoding peptidoglycan-binding protein translates to MDFNTSGGLGYLQVNTFFQGVGSPAQGATVRVFNSDTKSIVSESQTDAQGQVKNIALITPPIEYSLQYGLPRPFNQYDVQVIYQDYQSAYISNVQLFPEQTAIQNVLLLPSYNDIDIPYPTLWGTYPPKIPESEVKRLPLPTGQVVLPEPVVPSLITVHEGRPEDSSASNYTVGFKDYIKNVASCEIYSTWPREAIKANVFAILSFTLSRVYTEWYRGKGYGFTITNSTAFDQAFSFGRNIFDEISEVVDEIFTTYISRPDLVQPLFTQYCDGKRVKRAGWLSQWGSKELADQGLNALQILKTYYGSDIVLKQAKKVEGIPLSFTNVLKIGSTGDAVKTIQQQLNTISNNYPLIKKVVVDGVYGASTAEAVRTFQQIFDLPETGEVNFPTWYSISNIFVAISKLA, encoded by the coding sequence ATGGATTTCAATACCAGTGGAGGCCTTGGCTATCTGCAAGTGAATACTTTTTTTCAGGGTGTTGGAAGTCCAGCGCAAGGGGCAACGGTTCGTGTTTTCAATTCGGATACAAAATCGATCGTTAGCGAATCTCAAACTGATGCACAGGGGCAGGTGAAAAATATTGCACTGATCACTCCTCCGATTGAGTACTCCCTGCAATATGGTTTACCCAGACCCTTTAATCAATATGATGTACAGGTAATCTACCAGGACTATCAGTCAGCATATATCAGCAATGTTCAGCTTTTCCCGGAACAAACTGCAATCCAGAATGTTTTGCTGCTACCAAGCTACAACGACATCGACATTCCATATCCCACTTTATGGGGGACATATCCGCCTAAAATTCCTGAATCGGAGGTAAAAAGGTTGCCGTTACCGACCGGGCAGGTTGTCTTGCCGGAGCCGGTTGTGCCGAGCTTGATAACAGTACATGAAGGGCGACCAGAGGATTCATCGGCAAGTAACTATACGGTGGGGTTTAAGGATTATATAAAAAACGTGGCCAGCTGTGAAATTTATTCCACCTGGCCGCGTGAAGCAATTAAAGCGAATGTGTTTGCGATTCTGTCGTTTACCCTGAGTCGTGTTTACACAGAGTGGTATCGGGGGAAGGGATACGGATTTACCATAACAAACTCAACGGCGTTTGATCAGGCTTTTTCCTTCGGCAGAAACATTTTTGACGAAATTTCCGAGGTTGTTGATGAAATATTTACAACCTATATTTCAAGGCCCGATTTGGTTCAACCGCTGTTCACGCAATACTGTGATGGTAAACGCGTAAAACGGGCAGGTTGGCTCAGTCAGTGGGGCTCTAAAGAGCTGGCAGATCAGGGGTTGAATGCTTTACAAATACTGAAAACCTATTACGGCTCCGATATTGTCCTGAAACAGGCTAAAAAAGTGGAGGGAATCCCGTTATCCTTTACAAATGTTCTTAAAATCGGCTCAACAGGCGATGCGGTAAAGACAATACAACAGCAATTAAACACCATTTCCAACAATTATCCTTTGATAAAAAAGGTAGTAGTTGATGGGGTTTACGGAGCCAGTACCGCCGAGGCGGTCCGCACATTCCAACAAATATTTGATCTTCCCGAGACAGGAGAAGTAAATTTCCCAACATGGTATAGTATATCAAATATTTTTGTAGCGATTAGCAAACTAGCATAA
- a CDS encoding PTS sugar transporter subunit IIA: protein MVCADWEELVEIGGGLLVKQGSVEPRFIQSIKDTIAEFGAYMVLVDDIAFFHGRPEAGVKETSMSLALLRNPVYLSEKRIKAAFTFAAVDKSSHLELMRELGGYLQDESFMDLLRNHGGKTAIMERLHKGAKLE, encoded by the coding sequence GTGGTATGCGCCGACTGGGAAGAGCTGGTGGAAATTGGCGGCGGCCTTTTGGTGAAGCAGGGTTCTGTGGAGCCGCGGTTTATCCAATCCATCAAGGACACGATCGCTGAATTCGGGGCCTATATGGTTCTGGTGGACGACATCGCGTTTTTCCACGGCCGTCCGGAGGCCGGCGTCAAAGAAACCTCCATGAGCCTCGCGCTCTTACGGAATCCGGTCTATCTGTCGGAAAAGCGCATCAAGGCCGCGTTCACCTTTGCCGCAGTCGATAAGAGCAGTCATCTGGAATTGATGCGGGAATTGGGCGGTTATCTTCAGGACGAGAGCTTTATGGATCTCCTTCGCAATCACGGCGGGAAGACTGCAATCATGGAAAGATTACACAAAGGAGCGAAACTGGAATGA
- a CDS encoding GntR family transcriptional regulator has product MDGTPLYKEIYQDICERIKDGTYPENSALPAERVLCSMYHVSRSTLRHALDELYRNGFIVKAHGNGNFVKSKVFDQKLTKFHSFAGSLKAQHILIKNQVVDYELIDMDKYLDSVDLVRQSCPPNTKWHKLVRLRSVETFPLMIETSYLPQGRFMTFDVDILRDGSLYSYLETYFNMEITDASEVLSPLIPSNKERVLLQIPSHLPCMLCERFCHERNTLVAIHRTVVRGDKFKFKAAYYVDDSSLGGGKL; this is encoded by the coding sequence ATGGATGGTACGCCGTTGTACAAAGAGATTTACCAGGATATCTGCGAAAGAATTAAGGACGGCACTTACCCGGAAAACTCAGCCCTGCCAGCAGAGCGCGTCCTTTGCAGTATGTACCATGTCAGCCGTTCCACACTCCGCCATGCCTTGGACGAGCTCTATCGGAACGGTTTTATTGTCAAGGCGCATGGAAATGGGAACTTTGTCAAAAGTAAGGTGTTTGATCAGAAGCTGACGAAATTCCACTCTTTTGCAGGCAGCTTAAAAGCTCAGCACATTTTAATCAAAAACCAAGTTGTGGACTATGAGCTAATCGACATGGACAAGTATCTGGATTCCGTGGATCTGGTTCGCCAGAGCTGTCCACCCAATACCAAGTGGCATAAGCTGGTACGGCTCCGCTCCGTCGAGACCTTCCCCCTGATGATTGAGACTAGCTACCTGCCCCAGGGCCGGTTTATGACCTTTGATGTGGACATTCTCCGGGACGGCTCCCTCTACTCTTACCTGGAAACCTATTTCAACATGGAAATCACAGACGCCAGCGAAGTTCTCTCACCGCTGATCCCATCAAATAAAGAGCGTGTGCTGTTGCAGATCCCCTCTCACCTGCCTTGCATGCTTTGCGAGCGGTTCTGCCATGAGCGAAACACCCTGGTCGCCATTCACCGCACCGTTGTCCGCGGAGATAAGTTCAAATTCAAGGCCGCCTACTATGTGGACGACAGCTCTCTTGGAGGCGGAAAATTATGA
- a CDS encoding transposase — MEATVDCKHGILTGVDVCPANEKESLLVLRHLERQINLGIPMNRLALDRGYETGAVHRGLELLGITGYIPAIQFSNPPEKYGFSYDPQLDAFICPEGVPLTYHRLNCNKSTGKYLRCYQVESDVCMHCSKRPNCFDKAGIRRRVLASICYPAFYRGHQRVGTPEYLSLIRLRKIWAEGSFSVLKREHCISKIRKRGILAATEECLLAAMALNLKRMANAIFFISIFTILPIPLRVSAEFLPLSTGPTLDGTTRQNNRCPSAGLFLRIFYIFGPNIHQFLL, encoded by the coding sequence ATGGAAGCAACTGTGGACTGTAAACACGGCATTTTAACAGGTGTTGATGTATGTCCTGCCAATGAGAAGGAAAGCCTTCTGGTCTTGCGGCATTTGGAACGGCAGATAAATCTTGGCATCCCAATGAACCGGCTTGCTCTGGATCGTGGATATGAGACTGGTGCTGTTCACCGGGGGCTGGAGCTGTTGGGTATTACCGGATATATCCCCGCGATCCAATTCTCCAATCCACCCGAGAAGTATGGATTCTCCTACGATCCACAGTTGGACGCATTCATCTGCCCGGAAGGAGTCCCTCTTACATACCATAGGCTAAATTGCAACAAATCAACCGGTAAATATCTGCGTTGCTACCAAGTCGAGAGTGATGTCTGTATGCACTGTTCAAAACGGCCGAACTGTTTTGACAAGGCCGGAATTCGGCGCAGGGTGCTGGCCAGCATCTGCTATCCGGCATTTTACAGAGGACATCAGCGTGTTGGGACTCCTGAATACCTATCCCTGATACGGCTTCGTAAAATCTGGGCCGAGGGCAGTTTCTCTGTCTTGAAACGGGAACACTGCATTTCAAAGATTCGAAAAAGGGGCATTCTTGCAGCAACGGAAGAATGCCTCCTTGCAGCCATGGCCCTAAACCTTAAGAGGATGGCAAATGCCATCTTTTTTATCTCCATATTTACTATTCTGCCGATACCTCTGCGAGTTTCGGCAGAATTTTTGCCTTTGTCAACAGGTCCAACTCTTGACGGCACCACCAGGCAAAACAACCGTTGTCCTTCCGCCGGCCTATTCCTGCGCATTTTTTACATTTTCGGACCCAATATCCACCAGTTTCTTTTGTAG
- a CDS encoding PTS sugar transporter subunit IIB: MHIVCVCGLGMGSSLILKMTVDKALKELGATGHEIEHWDAGTVDSRGADLIVTSADFQERFAGRDNVIFVKNVVNTAEVKEQLKAYLEANRLL, translated from the coding sequence ATGCATATCGTCTGTGTATGCGGACTGGGCATGGGTTCCAGTCTGATCCTGAAGATGACGGTGGACAAGGCCCTCAAGGAACTGGGCGCTACCGGCCACGAGATCGAGCACTGGGATGCGGGGACCGTGGACAGCAGGGGCGCCGATCTCATCGTCACCTCCGCCGACTTCCAGGAGCGCTTTGCCGGCCGGGACAACGTGATCTTTGTAAAAAACGTGGTCAACACGGCGGAGGTGAAAGAGCAATTGAAAGCCTATCTGGAGGCAAATCGGCTCCTGTGA
- a CDS encoding transposase: protein MMGYQSRQMAMIFVDMESLIPENHLLRKIDRMVSFNFIYDLLAPYYPATGRPSIDPASMFKMLLIGYLYGIKSERRLVEEVRLNIVYRWFCGFELDDAIPDHSTFSKTRTRKWQQSALFQKAFYEIVKQCVAGGLIDGKAMAADGSYIPANVSRESWIDIEIEVEQSMQSDLDSLDEELSNQPGFKKPPTRIARK, encoded by the coding sequence ATGATGGGATACCAAAGCAGACAAATGGCAATGATTTTCGTGGATATGGAGTCATTAATCCCGGAAAACCACCTGCTGCGGAAAATCGACCGGATGGTATCCTTCAACTTCATCTATGATCTTCTGGCGCCGTATTATCCGGCAACAGGTCGCCCATCCATCGACCCTGCCAGTATGTTTAAAATGCTCTTGATCGGATATCTGTATGGCATCAAATCAGAGCGGCGGCTGGTAGAGGAAGTTCGGCTCAATATTGTCTATCGCTGGTTCTGTGGATTTGAACTGGATGACGCCATCCCGGATCACTCTACATTCAGCAAAACCAGGACGCGAAAATGGCAGCAGAGCGCTCTCTTTCAGAAAGCTTTCTATGAGATTGTCAAACAGTGCGTAGCTGGCGGTCTTATCGACGGAAAAGCCATGGCTGCGGACGGAAGCTACATTCCAGCCAACGTATCCAGAGAAAGCTGGATCGATATAGAAATCGAAGTTGAACAGAGTATGCAGAGCGATCTTGATTCCCTGGATGAAGAGCTTTCCAACCAACCGGGGTTCAAAAAGCCGCCAACGAGAATAGCAAGGAAGTGA
- the nagA gene encoding N-acetylglucosamine-6-phosphate deacetylase has protein sequence MIIKNGTLFCEGGSFRTMDLKIQNGHIAEIGSQLAADGQESLDATNCYVVPGLVDIHIHGAVGADFSDGEGASIQTMARFLLSQGVTSFLGTSMALPGERLSQIYRTARPFVGQAVPGMATLRGVNMEGPFFNVEKRGAQNPDFIIPPNLDLFLRLQEDSGGAIRTVAVAPETEGGLEFVEKASRMCSVSLAHSCADYETSRQAFARGANHVTHVFNGMPAFHHRDPGIVGAAVGTDAYVELICDGVHVHPAVVQSVFRLFGEDRVCLISDAMRACGMPDGEYDLGGQAVTVANGCATIATGSLAGSITVLTDCLRRAVGFGIPLEAALKAATINPARSVGLDREIGSLACGKQADILVLDRALSLRNIVLNGELQAVSGLS, from the coding sequence ATGATTATTAAAAATGGAACCCTGTTCTGCGAAGGCGGTAGTTTTCGTACCATGGATTTGAAGATCCAGAACGGTCATATTGCGGAAATTGGTTCCCAACTGGCAGCCGATGGTCAGGAGAGCTTGGACGCCACAAATTGTTATGTGGTTCCGGGGCTGGTGGACATCCACATCCACGGGGCCGTGGGCGCGGACTTCAGCGACGGGGAGGGCGCTTCCATCCAGACCATGGCCCGCTTTCTGCTCTCCCAGGGCGTCACCAGCTTCTTGGGGACCTCCATGGCCCTGCCGGGAGAGCGCCTGTCTCAAATCTACCGCACCGCCCGTCCCTTCGTGGGGCAAGCGGTTCCCGGAATGGCTACCCTCCGGGGCGTGAACATGGAGGGGCCGTTTTTTAATGTGGAAAAGCGGGGAGCTCAGAACCCGGACTTTATCATCCCTCCGAATTTAGACCTGTTTCTCAGGCTCCAGGAGGACAGCGGCGGAGCGATCCGCACAGTGGCCGTGGCACCCGAGACTGAGGGCGGGTTGGAATTTGTGGAGAAGGCCAGCCGTATGTGCAGCGTCTCCCTGGCCCATTCCTGCGCGGACTACGAGACCTCCCGTCAAGCCTTCGCCCGGGGCGCCAACCACGTCACCCACGTGTTCAACGGAATGCCCGCGTTCCACCACCGGGACCCGGGGATCGTGGGGGCCGCCGTGGGGACGGACGCCTATGTGGAACTCATCTGCGACGGCGTCCACGTCCATCCGGCGGTAGTGCAGTCGGTCTTCCGGCTCTTCGGGGAGGACAGGGTCTGCCTCATCAGCGACGCCATGCGCGCCTGCGGGATGCCCGACGGGGAGTACGATCTGGGCGGCCAGGCCGTGACCGTGGCCAATGGCTGCGCCACCATCGCCACCGGCTCCCTAGCCGGCAGCATCACCGTCTTGACCGACTGCCTCCGGCGGGCCGTGGGGTTTGGGATCCCCCTGGAGGCCGCCCTGAAAGCGGCAACCATCAATCCGGCGCGGTCTGTGGGACTGGATCGCGAGATTGGCTCCCTTGCTTGCGGAAAACAGGCGGATATTCTTGTGCTTGATCGGGCGCTGTCGCTTAGGAATATTGTCTTGAACGGAGAACTACAAGCCGTTTCTGGGCTCTCATAA
- a CDS encoding S8 family peptidase, which yields MPTFVEGADNDFMQSDLTEVIVKFSGDIQPIRQDLDAQVEILLKGYAIITLSPNKIGRLYSYPQIESIEIPKNLYIEGLYNLTSSCIRAVQSTNSYGLTGKGVIVSVIDYGIDYMHPDFRRADGKSRILYLWDQTVAGTPPDGFSGGSEYSNEQIDQAIQSLDPYSVVPSIDTGGHGTAVAGIAAGNGSENPDNIGVAPESDLIVVKIGQRGFHPFARTTELMRAIKYVIEKSRQLNQPVVINISFGMNDGSHRGDSLFETYISDISSEWKTSIVVPTGNEAAAGHHYSTKLRSDSVKTVEFFVANEISKCFLSVWKDFADIFSVEMVYPDGFSSGIISLENQIRNIRVGNSVMTVIYRQPSHYSVRQEISFNIQSTNGSIPSGLWKLRFVTASIVNGRIEIWLPTVEEVTSSTRFTKPIETMTMTIPSTARKVIKVAGYNDRIGSIAEFSGIGSAEEAEPRPDVAAPAVSILAPKNGGGYDAYTGTSMAAPFVTGSAALMMQWGIVLKNDPFLYGERLKAFLRLGANRRQNQDYPNASFGYGTLCLSNTMSYLERYKRGGDHQWL from the coding sequence ATGCCTACATTTGTCGAAGGTGCTGATAATGATTTTATGCAGAGCGATTTAACAGAGGTAATTGTAAAATTCAGCGGCGATATTCAACCTATCAGACAGGACTTGGATGCCCAAGTGGAAATTTTGCTGAAAGGATATGCCATTATTACATTAAGTCCGAATAAGATCGGACGGTTATACTCCTATCCGCAAATTGAAAGCATTGAAATCCCAAAGAATCTATACATTGAAGGTTTATACAACCTTACCTCCTCCTGTATCCGTGCCGTTCAAAGCACAAACAGTTATGGCTTAACAGGTAAAGGAGTCATTGTATCGGTTATTGACTATGGGATTGACTATATGCACCCCGACTTCCGAAGAGCAGATGGAAAAAGCCGGATATTATACTTATGGGATCAGACAGTTGCAGGAACACCGCCCGATGGATTTTCGGGCGGTTCTGAATATTCGAACGAACAGATTGATCAGGCGATACAATCGTTGGATCCATACTCCGTGGTTCCGAGCATAGATACCGGAGGTCACGGTACAGCAGTTGCCGGGATCGCGGCAGGAAACGGAAGTGAGAATCCTGATAACATTGGAGTTGCTCCTGAGTCAGATCTGATAGTTGTTAAAATTGGTCAAAGAGGGTTTCATCCTTTTGCCCGTACAACAGAATTAATGCGCGCAATAAAATATGTCATTGAAAAATCCCGTCAACTCAATCAGCCAGTCGTGATTAATATTAGCTTCGGCATGAATGACGGTTCTCACCGTGGGGATTCCTTATTTGAAACCTATATTTCAGATATCAGCAGCGAATGGAAAACATCCATTGTTGTACCAACAGGCAACGAGGCTGCAGCCGGGCATCATTATTCGACAAAATTGCGTTCTGACAGTGTAAAGACTGTTGAATTTTTTGTTGCAAACGAAATCAGTAAATGTTTCCTTTCCGTTTGGAAAGATTTTGCCGACATATTCTCAGTGGAGATGGTTTATCCCGACGGCTTCTCCTCGGGAATCATCAGTTTGGAAAACCAAATTCGGAATATTCGTGTTGGTAATTCTGTCATGACTGTTATCTATAGACAGCCGAGTCATTATTCTGTTAGACAGGAAATTAGTTTTAACATTCAATCTACTAACGGAAGTATTCCCTCCGGGCTTTGGAAATTGCGTTTTGTTACGGCTTCGATTGTAAACGGAAGAATTGAAATCTGGCTGCCGACGGTGGAAGAGGTTACTTCCAGTACTCGTTTTACTAAACCGATTGAAACAATGACCATGACGATACCGTCTACAGCCAGGAAGGTAATCAAAGTCGCAGGTTACAACGATCGGATTGGAAGTATTGCTGAATTCTCTGGAATTGGGAGCGCAGAGGAGGCAGAACCCAGGCCGGATGTGGCAGCCCCGGCTGTTTCTATTTTAGCACCGAAGAACGGTGGCGGCTATGATGCCTATACAGGCACGAGCATGGCAGCGCCGTTTGTTACCGGCTCGGCAGCGTTAATGATGCAGTGGGGAATTGTTTTGAAAAATGATCCTTTCCTATACGGTGAACGGCTGAAAGCTTTTTTACGTCTGGGTGCTAACCGCAGACAGAATCAGGATTATCCAAATGCCTCGTTTGGCTACGGTACATTATGTTTGAGTAATACAATGAGTTATTTGGAACGATACAAACGGGGAGGAGATCATCAATGGCTTTAA
- a CDS encoding S8 family peptidase, whose amino-acid sequence MALNIDDELNLPLSEFVKLPTTVDFQVLNTERFKIFARSRPYIRLGTEFENRYIVGYINQAYVSQLVNDLGGDFLYFLPRIMSPTDSQSNDASGITRVLNQPFLNLSGRGVIIGIVDTGIDYRKDAFKFEDGSTKILGIWDQTVDGKRQDDLYFGSTYTSDDINNANRSSDPYSIVPSVDEDGHGTFLASVAASNEPGEYIGAAPKAYLLIVKLKKASQYLIDRYLVTNDNPNLYESTDYMLGMKYILDASDKFNMPIVMCIGMGTNDGAHDGSTLIEEYISLVSQRVGYAFITAVGNEANAKHHTQGRIPATRAADRISIKVGEQGASFTVIIHSPGYDKISAGVTSPTGEAVPRVSFQSGLEYSNQLVLENTRITLRYFRDNNNNVIVSFKNATQGIWNIILYGDLIINGEYWAWLPITGQISPTVEFLRPTPEYTTVIPSTALRAIKCGAYNSKDQSLLVSSSWGPTRLFRIAPDFVAPGVDVKGIYPTGYGTMTGTSVAAAITAGITALLFEWGIVNGNKTAMDSDLIRSYLISGCQRESNLAYPNIQWGFGKVNLYGTFEVIKESALDFNTMIEEGDFSQ is encoded by the coding sequence ATGGCTTTAAATATAGATGACGAACTGAATCTTCCGCTTTCAGAGTTTGTAAAATTGCCTACCACAGTAGATTTTCAAGTTCTCAATACGGAAAGATTTAAAATATTTGCCAGGAGTCGTCCCTACATACGTCTTGGAACGGAATTTGAAAACAGATATATTGTAGGCTATATCAATCAAGCTTATGTATCACAGTTGGTGAATGACCTGGGTGGTGACTTTTTATATTTTTTGCCTCGAATCATGTCACCTACAGATAGTCAGAGTAATGATGCATCCGGAATTACGCGGGTTCTTAATCAGCCATTTTTAAATTTGTCTGGTCGGGGTGTTATCATTGGTATTGTGGATACAGGAATTGATTATCGAAAAGATGCCTTTAAGTTTGAAGACGGCTCTACAAAAATCTTGGGAATTTGGGATCAAACCGTTGATGGAAAAAGACAGGATGATTTATACTTTGGCTCCACATATACAAGTGACGATATTAATAACGCCAATCGCTCTTCAGATCCCTACAGCATTGTGCCGTCGGTGGATGAGGATGGTCACGGAACGTTTTTGGCCTCTGTGGCGGCGAGTAATGAACCAGGCGAATATATTGGTGCGGCACCCAAAGCATATTTACTCATTGTCAAACTGAAAAAAGCCAGTCAGTATTTGATAGATCGTTATCTGGTCACAAATGACAACCCCAATCTGTATGAATCTACCGATTATATGCTTGGAATGAAATATATTCTTGATGCGTCGGATAAATTCAATATGCCGATTGTTATGTGTATCGGAATGGGAACAAACGATGGCGCACATGACGGCAGCACATTGATCGAGGAGTATATCAGCCTCGTATCCCAGCGAGTGGGGTATGCCTTTATCACAGCAGTCGGAAACGAGGCCAATGCGAAACACCATACCCAAGGGAGAATACCTGCAACAAGAGCCGCAGACCGAATCAGCATCAAGGTGGGGGAGCAAGGGGCATCGTTTACAGTCATTATTCACAGCCCAGGATATGATAAAATATCGGCAGGAGTCACATCCCCCACCGGCGAAGCAGTACCCAGAGTATCGTTTCAATCGGGGCTCGAATACAGCAATCAGCTTGTTTTGGAAAATACCAGAATCACCCTTCGATACTTTCGAGATAACAACAATAATGTAATTGTTTCGTTCAAAAATGCCACTCAGGGAATCTGGAATATTATTCTATACGGGGATCTGATTATCAACGGCGAATATTGGGCATGGCTTCCGATCACCGGGCAGATCAGTCCCACTGTTGAATTTTTGAGACCGACACCTGAGTATACAACTGTAATTCCTTCTACAGCCTTACGCGCCATTAAATGTGGTGCATATAACAGCAAGGATCAGAGCCTACTTGTATCCTCATCGTGGGGGCCGACCAGGTTATTCCGGATTGCACCGGATTTTGTTGCTCCCGGAGTAGATGTAAAAGGGATTTATCCTACAGGTTATGGAACAATGACAGGAACCAGTGTAGCAGCCGCCATAACGGCAGGCATTACCGCATTGCTGTTCGAGTGGGGAATTGTCAACGGAAATAAAACGGCAATGGATTCCGATCTCATTAGAAGTTATTTGATTAGTGGGTGTCAACGAGAAAGCAACTTAGCATATCCAAATATACAGTGGGGCTTCGGAAAGGTTAATCTATATGGTACCTTTGAGGTAATCAAAGAGTCTGCATTGGACTTTAATACAATGATCGAAGAAGGTGATTTTTCACAATGA
- a CDS encoding sugar isomerase domain-containing protein, producing MKYQEYHSVIKEQLERQFDQEGPNIEKAAEYCAASVSSGRVIHVFGCGHSQMFAMEVFYRAGGLVPVNALLIPHLALFPKAKLSTLQERVEGFTGNYLELEDVDSRDTMIIVSISGRNAGVVDMALEAKKIGMKVVALVSKQFAGSTTSRHSSGKNLMEVADVVIDIKCVAGDAALEMEGLEPHFCGTSTVLGMSVMESIVAQTVENCVKAGYLPPIYVSSNLDKGDAINDEHIKKYSKLISCL from the coding sequence ATGAAGTATCAGGAGTACCACAGCGTCATCAAGGAGCAGTTGGAGCGGCAGTTCGACCAGGAGGGGCCCAACATTGAAAAGGCGGCTGAGTATTGCGCGGCCTCCGTGTCCAGCGGCCGGGTTATCCACGTGTTCGGCTGTGGCCATTCCCAGATGTTCGCCATGGAGGTCTTTTACCGGGCTGGTGGGCTGGTCCCCGTCAACGCGCTGCTGATCCCCCACCTGGCGCTCTTCCCCAAGGCCAAGCTGAGCACCCTCCAGGAGCGCGTGGAGGGCTTTACCGGCAATTATCTGGAGCTGGAAGACGTGGACAGCCGGGATACGATGATCATCGTATCCATCTCCGGGCGCAACGCCGGTGTGGTGGATATGGCTCTGGAGGCCAAGAAGATCGGCATGAAGGTGGTGGCCCTGGTCTCCAAGCAGTTCGCGGGCAGCACCACCTCCCGCCACTCCAGCGGCAAGAACCTGATGGAGGTGGCGGACGTGGTCATCGACATCAAGTGTGTGGCCGGAGACGCCGCGCTGGAGATGGAGGGCCTGGAACCCCATTTCTGCGGCACCTCCACCGTGCTGGGTATGTCCGTGATGGAATCCATCGTGGCGCAGACCGTGGAAAACTGCGTGAAGGCCGGGTACCTCCCTCCGATCTATGTCAGCTCCAACCTGGACAAGGGCGACGCCATCAACGACGAGCACATCAAAAAGTACAGTAAGCTAATTTCCTGCCTGTAA